Proteins encoded by one window of Tunturibacter psychrotolerans:
- a CDS encoding right-handed parallel beta-helix repeat-containing protein, which produces MKRVSSCLSVFVLSTLLFPCSIRAQTAEPTTGNVGIGVAATVAPIGVSAISVAKYGARGDGSADDTAAINSAMSACVARALPHNGCVLYFPAGVYITTGLTLRSYVHMKGDGWGTSVLLLKPHTAANVLTVPVDAFNFSITGLTLDGNSEKGGSGNCFFVAPTSTGPAEWNTASKETAPVNAQKWGHVEEVMFSHCSGDGIHINAFNYMLFFDNFYVFDNGVYGIYTEGTNSGFTNFQIERNGTAGIHLAGSNDRFTSGEVIWNGGTVGTEAAVYVSGARNIITAVETEDSYTNGFFDKGNDNVFMGCVSDSNGYVEKNVNASSRAASGFVIAGSGGVYIGDKVTSYRRRLPDGNYTTEWPYSLESRDNGKIDITYDSTNKPPRTR; this is translated from the coding sequence ATGAAGCGCGTTTCGAGTTGTCTGTCGGTATTTGTGTTGAGTACTTTGCTGTTCCCCTGCTCCATTCGTGCTCAGACAGCGGAGCCGACAACAGGCAACGTAGGGATTGGTGTCGCCGCGACCGTCGCGCCGATCGGGGTATCTGCGATCAGCGTTGCTAAGTACGGGGCCAGAGGTGATGGGAGTGCCGACGACACGGCAGCCATCAATTCCGCGATGTCGGCGTGTGTGGCGCGCGCTCTTCCGCACAACGGGTGTGTCCTCTACTTCCCGGCGGGTGTCTATATCACCACAGGACTCACACTCCGGTCCTATGTGCATATGAAGGGCGATGGATGGGGCACTTCTGTCCTGTTGCTGAAGCCACATACCGCGGCAAATGTTCTGACCGTGCCTGTAGACGCGTTCAACTTCAGCATCACTGGCCTGACGCTTGATGGTAACTCTGAAAAGGGAGGGAGCGGCAATTGCTTTTTCGTTGCTCCTACGTCCACCGGGCCGGCGGAGTGGAACACCGCCAGTAAGGAAACGGCTCCGGTCAATGCTCAAAAATGGGGCCATGTAGAGGAGGTCATGTTTTCGCATTGCTCGGGGGATGGCATTCACATTAATGCTTTTAATTACATGCTGTTTTTCGACAACTTCTATGTGTTCGATAACGGCGTCTATGGCATTTACACAGAAGGCACGAATAGTGGATTCACTAATTTTCAGATCGAGCGGAACGGCACAGCCGGGATTCACCTCGCAGGTTCGAATGACCGGTTCACCTCCGGTGAAGTGATCTGGAATGGGGGAACCGTGGGAACTGAGGCCGCGGTGTACGTATCGGGCGCACGGAACATCATAACGGCTGTCGAAACGGAAGATAGCTATACCAATGGTTTCTTCGACAAGGGCAACGACAATGTGTTTATGGGGTGCGTCTCCGATTCCAATGGTTATGTTGAAAAGAACGTAAACGCATCTTCAAGGGCCGCGAGCGGCTTTGTCATCGCTGGGTCAGGCGGCGTCTACATCGGCGACAAGGTGACAAGCTATCGTCGCCGGCTGCCGGATGGGAACTACACTACGGAGTGGCCCTATAGCCTTGAAAGCCGCGACAATGGGAAGATCGACATCACCTATGACAGCACGAATAAACCGCCTCGCACACGCTAG
- a CDS encoding efflux RND transporter permease subunit encodes MFVDFFIRRPIFATVCALLIVLAGAVCIPSLPISLYPDLAPPQVIVSSNYIGANSKDVESAVTIILEQAINGVEGMRYMSSTSSNDGTSAITITFQTGYDLDIAAVDVQNRVATVQGRLPATVNNTGISITKANSNFVFAAGFISPDHSLSPSFISNYLDVYVSDALKRVPGVGAVVIFGERKYAMRLWLDPNRLAARGLTALDVTNALAEQNVEVPAGQLGQPPSDPKQQFQMAIRAIGRFDDPKQFDNIVIKNNPTAGGVVLFKDVGRAELGAETYSTDLKYSGGNAIGVGVQQLSNANALDVDKKCRAVLAELQKNFPPGMQGIIAVDTTLVIGESVHEVVTTIGEAIIIVVIVIFLFLQDWRATIIPAVTIPVSLVGTFAFIKIFGFSINSLTLFGITLATGLVVDDAIVVIENVQRHLSGHSVIPERHELSEPDPYAPDTLATEKTGSGMEQTSSDPHKATSIAMAEVTSAVIATSLVLISVFIPVSFFPGTTGILYKQFSLTIAFSIAISAFNALTLSPALAAILLRPEEKKTGIMGLLLNPIEAVIQWVIRTYARVVTFVVRIRYVMLIFFVGALAATAFMYNHVPTAFIPQEDQSYFLIIVQTPPGASLSYTTEFADRVSDVVRKNDGVFGTFSVMGFSLAGGSSPNSGLIFAPLKPINDRTKMGEKFTARNIVLDVGPKLFGVPGGIAFAAEPPAVAGLGTVGGFQFILQDGGRNSFDDIARVAHTLVAQGNAPGSGLIAMNTQFTSNDPQLQVTADRQKAETVGVPFTQITAALGTFMGSSYVNDFNFNNRSYRVYVQADEQYRRNAQDLRQYYVRSNTGQMIPLDNLVSVQQISGPQVINHYNLFRSAEIDGSPAPGLSSGQGNQTMVKLFEKAKLQGMTYSWTGLALEEVESEGKAIIIFGLGLLVVYLTLSAQYESFALPFIILLAVPMAILGALSLVSLRGLVDDVYVQIGLVMLIGLSAKNSILIVEFAEQLLAQGRSITEAAIEAAELRLRPILMTSIAFILGVGPLYFATGAGAYGRHSVGTAIVGGMVLSTILNLFFIPVLYVILKTILGKFSGKKAAPSRELPSH; translated from the coding sequence TTGTTCGTAGATTTCTTTATTCGTCGTCCGATCTTCGCCACGGTCTGTGCGCTTCTCATCGTGCTCGCAGGTGCGGTCTGCATCCCGTCCCTCCCGATCTCGCTCTATCCTGATCTCGCGCCGCCGCAGGTCATCGTCAGCAGCAACTACATCGGCGCAAACTCCAAGGACGTCGAGTCCGCTGTCACCATCATCCTCGAGCAGGCCATCAACGGCGTCGAGGGCATGCGTTACATGAGCTCCACCAGCTCAAACGACGGCACCTCGGCCATCACCATCACCTTCCAGACCGGGTACGATCTCGACATCGCTGCCGTCGACGTACAAAATCGCGTCGCCACCGTTCAAGGCCGTCTCCCTGCCACAGTCAACAACACAGGTATCAGCATCACCAAGGCGAACTCCAACTTCGTCTTCGCCGCCGGCTTCATCTCGCCCGATCACTCCCTCTCGCCATCCTTCATCTCGAACTACCTCGACGTCTACGTCAGCGACGCGCTCAAGCGCGTACCCGGCGTCGGCGCGGTCGTCATCTTCGGCGAGCGTAAATACGCCATGCGCCTGTGGCTTGATCCGAACCGCCTCGCTGCCCGCGGCCTCACCGCACTCGACGTCACCAACGCACTCGCCGAACAGAACGTCGAGGTGCCCGCCGGCCAGCTTGGTCAGCCGCCCTCCGACCCCAAGCAGCAGTTCCAAATGGCAATCCGCGCCATCGGCCGATTCGATGACCCCAAACAGTTCGACAACATCGTCATCAAAAATAATCCCACCGCAGGCGGAGTCGTCCTCTTCAAAGACGTTGGCCGAGCGGAGCTAGGCGCCGAAACTTACAGTACCGACCTCAAATACTCTGGCGGAAACGCCATCGGCGTTGGCGTCCAACAGCTCTCCAATGCCAACGCCCTTGACGTCGACAAGAAGTGCCGCGCCGTCCTCGCAGAGCTTCAGAAAAACTTCCCGCCCGGCATGCAAGGCATCATCGCCGTCGACACCACCCTCGTCATCGGCGAATCCGTCCATGAAGTCGTCACCACCATCGGCGAAGCCATCATCATCGTCGTCATCGTCATCTTCCTCTTCCTGCAGGACTGGCGCGCCACCATCATCCCGGCTGTCACGATCCCTGTCTCGCTCGTCGGCACCTTCGCTTTCATCAAGATCTTCGGCTTCAGCATCAACTCGCTCACCCTCTTCGGCATCACCCTCGCCACAGGTCTAGTCGTGGACGACGCCATCGTTGTCATCGAGAACGTGCAGCGCCACCTCTCCGGTCACTCCGTCATCCCCGAGCGTCACGAACTCAGTGAGCCCGACCCCTACGCCCCCGACACTCTCGCCACAGAGAAGACCGGCTCCGGCATGGAGCAGACCTCCTCCGATCCTCACAAAGCCACCAGCATCGCCATGGCCGAGGTCACCAGCGCCGTCATCGCGACCTCACTCGTGCTCATCTCGGTCTTCATCCCGGTCAGCTTCTTCCCCGGAACCACCGGCATTCTCTACAAGCAGTTCTCGCTCACCATCGCATTCTCCATCGCGATCTCAGCCTTCAACGCACTCACGCTCTCGCCCGCGCTAGCTGCTATTCTCCTGCGCCCCGAAGAGAAGAAGACAGGCATCATGGGCCTGCTTCTCAACCCCATCGAAGCCGTCATCCAATGGGTCATCCGAACCTACGCGCGCGTCGTCACCTTCGTTGTCCGCATACGCTACGTCATGTTGATCTTCTTCGTCGGAGCCCTCGCAGCCACGGCGTTCATGTACAACCACGTACCCACCGCCTTCATCCCTCAGGAAGACCAGTCCTACTTCCTCATCATCGTGCAGACGCCCCCCGGAGCCTCTCTCAGCTACACCACCGAGTTCGCCGACCGTGTCTCTGACGTTGTTCGGAAGAACGACGGCGTCTTCGGAACCTTCTCGGTCATGGGCTTCTCACTCGCCGGCGGCAGCTCGCCCAACTCCGGCCTCATCTTCGCGCCGCTAAAGCCCATTAATGACCGTACAAAGATGGGCGAGAAGTTCACCGCAAGAAACATCGTCCTCGATGTAGGACCAAAGCTCTTTGGCGTCCCCGGCGGTATCGCCTTCGCTGCAGAGCCCCCCGCCGTTGCCGGTCTCGGCACCGTCGGCGGCTTCCAATTCATCCTGCAGGACGGCGGTCGCAACAGCTTCGACGACATCGCCCGCGTGGCCCACACCCTCGTCGCGCAAGGCAATGCTCCCGGCTCCGGGCTCATCGCCATGAACACCCAGTTCACTTCCAACGATCCGCAGCTTCAGGTCACCGCTGACAGACAAAAGGCCGAAACTGTAGGCGTTCCCTTCACCCAGATCACCGCTGCCCTCGGAACCTTCATGGGCTCCAGCTACGTCAACGACTTCAACTTCAACAATCGCTCTTACCGCGTCTACGTTCAGGCTGACGAGCAGTATCGTCGCAACGCGCAGGACCTGCGTCAGTACTACGTCCGCTCCAACACCGGCCAGATGATTCCTCTCGACAACCTAGTCTCCGTCCAGCAGATCTCCGGACCTCAGGTCATCAACCACTACAACCTCTTCCGCTCTGCCGAGATCGATGGTTCGCCCGCTCCTGGTCTTAGCTCGGGTCAAGGCAACCAGACCATGGTCAAACTCTTCGAGAAGGCCAAGCTCCAGGGCATGACCTACTCGTGGACCGGTCTTGCACTCGAAGAAGTAGAGTCTGAAGGCAAGGCCATCATCATCTTCGGCCTCGGCCTACTGGTCGTCTACCTCACCCTTTCGGCCCAGTACGAGTCCTTCGCTCTACCATTCATCATCCTTCTCGCTGTCCCGATGGCCATTCTCGGCGCACTCTCGCTCGTCTCGCTCCGCGGTCTGGTCGACGACGTCTACGTCCAGATCGGCCTCGTCATGCTCATCGGTCTGTCTGCCAAAAACTCCATCCTCATCGTGGAGTTTGCCGAGCAGCTTCTCGCTCAAGGCCGCTCCATTACCGAAGCCGCGATCGAGGCAGCCGAACTCCGTCTCCGCCCCATCCTGATGACCTCCATCGCTTTCATCCTCGGCGTGGGTCCTCTCTACTTCGCCACCGGCGCCGGAGCCTACGGCCGTCACTCGGTCGGTACCGCCATCGTCGGAGGCATGGTGCTCTCCACCATCCTCAACCTCTTCTTCATCCCGGTCCTCTACGTGATCCTGAAAACCATCCTAGGCAAATTCTCTGGCAAAAAAGCGGCCCCAAGCAGAGAACTACCCAGCCACTAA
- a CDS encoding queuosine precursor transporter, whose amino-acid sequence MPAQLHTIQSSATPSTRRSFRYLDALTTAFVVILLVSNLIAQKVCLFGPFSIGPWSIGPFAISGAVILFPITYIFGDVFTEVYGFAASRRAIWLGFFGTALLYLIGAIVIALPSAPGWRNQQAFSTVFGFIPRILAASLIAFWAGEFANSYTMARLKLFTNGRRLWTRTIGSTVVGQAVDTILVITLTFGGIYPARTLVNIILTGYTLKVGYEVIATPITYLVINWLKRVEHSDAFDRHESFNPFSFAEKSTLDV is encoded by the coding sequence ATGCCCGCGCAACTCCACACCATTCAATCGAGTGCCACACCATCGACTCGTCGCAGTTTCAGGTATCTCGACGCTCTTACGACCGCTTTCGTCGTCATCCTGCTCGTATCCAACCTCATCGCACAAAAGGTCTGCCTTTTCGGTCCATTCTCCATCGGCCCATGGTCCATCGGCCCATTCGCTATCAGCGGAGCGGTCATTCTGTTCCCCATCACCTACATCTTCGGAGATGTCTTCACCGAGGTCTACGGCTTCGCAGCCTCACGCCGCGCCATCTGGCTGGGCTTCTTCGGCACCGCACTCCTCTATCTCATCGGAGCCATAGTCATCGCGCTGCCCTCCGCACCGGGCTGGCGTAACCAGCAGGCCTTCTCTACCGTCTTCGGCTTCATCCCGCGCATTCTGGCCGCTAGCCTCATCGCCTTCTGGGCCGGCGAATTCGCCAACTCCTACACCATGGCGCGGCTTAAGCTGTTCACCAACGGACGCAGGCTCTGGACCCGCACCATCGGTTCCACCGTCGTCGGCCAGGCGGTCGACACGATTCTCGTTATCACACTGACCTTCGGCGGAATTTATCCTGCCCGCACCCTGGTCAACATCATCCTCACCGGCTACACCCTGAAGGTCGGCTACGAGGTAATTGCCACTCCGATCACGTATCTTGTCATAAACTGGCTGAAACGCGTTGAGCACTCCGACGCGTTTGATCGTCACGAAAGCTTCAATCCGTTTTCATTTGCTGAAAAAAGCACTCTGGACGTCTGA
- a CDS encoding efflux RND transporter periplasmic adaptor subunit: protein MPLILNTPRVLPILVCAAACLVAGCKPAAAPPPPMQAMPVQVAPVSLSPVPNSDTYVATIKSRRSSTMQPQVDGNIVKIFVKSGDVVKPGQVLMRIDPLKQMASVQSQQGTQAQKKALYDYNKIEVERQRKLFEAGVVSRDTYDQANQAFENSKADYDSNAALTDTQKQQLAYYDIRAPFNGVVGDIPVHLGDYVSPTTLLTTVDENADLEAYIYIPTERASEIRKGLPVAIIDTAGNVLAKSTINFLSPQVDNGLQSILAKADIPRTAQLLRNQQLVKARVTWSTAPAPTIPVLAVSLVGGQTFVYVATPKGDGYVAHQVPVTVGETVGNTYPVRAGLKTGEKVITSGLQFLQEGAPVKPLG from the coding sequence GTGCCTCTGATTCTGAACACACCCCGCGTCCTTCCTATCCTTGTCTGCGCCGCTGCATGCCTGGTCGCAGGTTGCAAGCCCGCCGCTGCTCCGCCTCCCCCAATGCAGGCGATGCCGGTCCAGGTAGCGCCCGTATCGCTTTCGCCTGTACCCAACTCCGACACCTACGTCGCCACCATCAAGAGCCGCCGCTCCTCCACCATGCAGCCGCAGGTCGACGGAAACATCGTCAAGATCTTCGTGAAGTCAGGCGACGTGGTGAAGCCCGGCCAGGTGCTCATGCGCATCGATCCCTTGAAGCAGATGGCCTCGGTCCAGTCGCAGCAGGGAACTCAGGCGCAGAAGAAGGCCCTCTACGACTACAACAAGATCGAAGTCGAACGGCAGCGTAAACTCTTCGAAGCCGGAGTCGTCTCGCGCGATACGTATGATCAGGCCAACCAGGCCTTCGAGAACTCCAAGGCCGACTACGACTCCAACGCCGCCCTCACCGACACTCAGAAGCAGCAACTCGCCTACTACGACATCCGCGCCCCCTTCAACGGCGTCGTTGGCGACATCCCCGTCCACCTTGGCGACTACGTCTCTCCTACCACCCTCCTCACGACGGTAGATGAGAACGCCGACCTCGAAGCCTACATCTACATCCCCACCGAGCGAGCCTCGGAAATTCGCAAGGGACTCCCCGTCGCGATCATCGACACAGCAGGCAATGTTCTCGCGAAATCGACCATCAACTTCCTCTCGCCTCAAGTTGATAACGGTTTGCAGAGCATCCTCGCCAAGGCAGATATCCCTCGCACCGCCCAGCTCCTTCGCAACCAGCAGCTGGTCAAGGCCCGCGTCACCTGGAGCACAGCCCCTGCTCCCACGATCCCTGTCCTTGCTGTCAGCCTCGTAGGCGGCCAGACCTTCGTCTACGTCGCCACGCCCAAAGGTGACGGGTACGTCGCTCACCAAGTGCCGGTGACAGTTGGCGAAACCGTCGGCAATACCTATCCCGTTCGCGCCGGTCTCAAGACCGGAGAAAAAGTGATCACCTCGGGCCTGCAGTTTTTGCAGGAAGGCGCGCCGGTCAAGCCCCTGGGTTAA
- a CDS encoding GDSL-type esterase/lipase family protein codes for MVKSFRWLSVVALAVLTSLVGCSGSQPPTTVASASAASQWVVAWGASPQNALSSPEDPGGNEQSFRFMILPTIGATEERVHFSNYFGTTPITIGSARLAVALTAAATRAIDPTHDAALTFNGSTSVTLQPNQEIDSDPVKVTYTFGQWLAVSMYVTGTYPPLTEHDSQVSNNFATPNGAGDTTTDAGGASFNQAVTEWFLMTSVEAYGPFAGTIAFFGSSSVDGHNSDIGSGNSYPIPNVFVPTQNNDRPTDWLARSLNTAGYSLGVLNAGLLGNPAGEDALTAGGSSVAGIDRFKHDVLEQPGIKSVVIYTGGVDLRIDCVSASAVEASLTNIVAQASAAGVRVVLATIPPAEYCTTDALVPTAADPYNGDINPGPENPGSTERRAVNAWIRTTGSQLPGVVAVADFDQAMAYPAHPDFLLPTFYSTDNFHPNGMGYGVQNSAIPLSSLLPQ; via the coding sequence ATGGTGAAGTCTTTTCGCTGGTTGTCGGTCGTCGCGCTAGCCGTACTAACATCGTTGGTGGGCTGTTCCGGCTCACAGCCCCCCACCACCGTGGCATCAGCATCCGCGGCTTCGCAGTGGGTAGTAGCGTGGGGTGCGTCTCCACAGAATGCTTTGTCAAGTCCGGAAGACCCGGGTGGGAATGAGCAGAGCTTCCGCTTCATGATCCTTCCGACCATTGGGGCTACGGAAGAGCGAGTGCACTTTTCAAACTACTTCGGCACGACACCTATCACGATTGGATCTGCGCGACTTGCCGTCGCCCTTACAGCAGCAGCCACGCGAGCAATCGATCCTACGCACGATGCAGCTCTCACGTTCAACGGCAGCACTTCCGTTACGCTGCAGCCCAACCAGGAAATCGACTCCGATCCTGTGAAGGTTACGTACACTTTTGGCCAGTGGCTCGCCGTGTCCATGTATGTGACAGGGACTTACCCACCGCTTACAGAGCATGATTCTCAAGTGTCAAACAACTTCGCAACACCTAACGGGGCTGGCGATACGACGACCGACGCGGGCGGGGCTTCTTTCAACCAAGCCGTCACAGAGTGGTTCCTGATGACCAGTGTCGAGGCATACGGTCCTTTCGCCGGCACTATAGCCTTCTTTGGCAGCTCTTCGGTGGACGGGCATAATTCGGACATCGGGAGCGGCAACTCCTATCCGATTCCGAACGTATTCGTGCCGACGCAGAATAACGACCGACCGACCGACTGGTTGGCGCGTTCGCTCAATACTGCCGGTTACAGTCTGGGCGTGCTCAATGCGGGCCTGTTGGGCAATCCTGCAGGAGAAGATGCACTGACCGCCGGCGGTTCATCCGTTGCAGGGATAGATCGCTTCAAACATGACGTGCTAGAGCAGCCCGGTATCAAATCCGTCGTCATCTACACCGGTGGCGTTGATCTTCGAATTGACTGCGTTTCGGCCTCCGCCGTAGAGGCATCGCTGACGAACATCGTGGCACAAGCATCGGCAGCAGGCGTACGAGTAGTCCTCGCTACAATCCCGCCTGCGGAATATTGCACCACCGATGCGCTGGTGCCGACTGCGGCCGATCCATATAACGGAGATATCAACCCCGGCCCAGAGAACCCAGGATCTACCGAACGCCGTGCAGTGAATGCATGGATCCGAACGACAGGTTCACAACTCCCCGGCGTCGTCGCCGTAGCTGATTTTGATCAGGCGATGGCCTACCCGGCACACCCGGACTTCTTGCTGCCAACGTTCTACTCCACCGACAACTTTCATCCGAATGGCATGGGGTATGGCGTTCAAAACAGTGCAATTCCTCTTTCGAGTTTGCTCCCACAATAG